A stretch of Myceligenerans xiligouense DNA encodes these proteins:
- a CDS encoding N-acetylglucosamine kinase, whose product MQTDTEGDGPAVGDTAGWIVAMDVGGSGSRLTAEFRDGGRQREGITITLEGEPVKMLSEGSNAAQVVRGLCETFLYWVKNAEYHFQQPPHVLAAAVGTTGLTTVVPSAAEIHDIMGALLQTNRTAVAGDALTAHMGALRGRAGAVLSVGTGAVAFSFDQKGRWHRADGWGHLLGDLGAGVWVGTEALRAATAAHDGRTRGRSERLLEVATQKLGPVASWPAQLYMSNDRAAKLASFAPAVMSAAAEGDTTAHGILVEAGRHLAATLATALTPDIPQLASITGRLAHRPSPLTESLHENLRQERPGVRLVPCEGTPLDGARLLARRLAVDPASVVGYRPWLTVRVDGRHTAGESTDTGADMFSSMSTAQFSATELPNVLPDTPGIA is encoded by the coding sequence GTGCAGACTGACACAGAGGGGGACGGGCCAGCCGTCGGCGACACCGCCGGCTGGATCGTCGCGATGGACGTGGGCGGCAGCGGCTCACGCCTGACCGCCGAGTTCAGGGACGGCGGCCGACAGCGCGAGGGCATCACGATCACCCTGGAGGGTGAGCCCGTCAAGATGCTGTCCGAGGGCAGCAACGCGGCCCAGGTCGTCCGGGGACTCTGCGAGACCTTCCTGTACTGGGTCAAGAACGCGGAGTACCACTTCCAGCAGCCCCCGCACGTCCTCGCCGCCGCGGTCGGGACGACCGGCCTCACCACCGTCGTGCCCAGCGCCGCCGAGATCCACGACATCATGGGCGCGCTGCTGCAGACGAACCGCACGGCCGTCGCGGGCGATGCGCTGACCGCTCACATGGGCGCCCTGCGGGGCCGCGCGGGCGCGGTGCTCTCCGTCGGCACGGGTGCGGTCGCGTTCTCGTTCGACCAGAAGGGCCGCTGGCACCGCGCCGACGGCTGGGGTCATCTGCTCGGCGATCTCGGCGCCGGTGTCTGGGTGGGCACGGAGGCGCTGCGCGCCGCCACGGCCGCGCACGACGGGCGCACGCGCGGCAGGTCCGAACGGCTGCTCGAGGTCGCCACCCAGAAGCTCGGCCCGGTCGCGAGCTGGCCCGCCCAGCTGTACATGAGCAACGACCGCGCGGCGAAGCTCGCCTCGTTCGCGCCCGCGGTGATGAGCGCGGCGGCCGAAGGTGACACGACCGCCCACGGAATCCTCGTCGAGGCCGGGCGGCATCTCGCGGCGACGCTGGCCACCGCGCTCACCCCGGACATCCCGCAGCTCGCGTCGATCACCGGCCGGCTGGCGCACCGCCCGTCCCCGCTGACCGAGTCGCTGCACGAGAACCTCAGGCAGGAGCGCCCCGGAGTCCGGCTGGTGCCCTGCGAGGGCACGCCGCTCGACGGCGCCAGGCTGCTCGCGCGCCGCCTCGCGGTGGATCCGGCCAGCGTGGTCGGGTATCGCCCGTGGCTGACCGTGCGGGTCGACGGCCGCCACACCGCTGGTGAGTCCACCGACACCGGGGCAGATATGTTCAGCTCCATGTCCACCGCGCAGTTCTCCGCCACGGAGCTGCCCAACGTACTGCCCGACACCCCGGGGATCGCATGA
- a CDS encoding N-acetylmuramic acid 6-phosphate etherase, which yields MITDTGYERAGSVPPVRVSSPTEERNPRTRDIDIVPTAELVAMISDEDARVVDAVRAQHPQIVAAVDIAVDAILAGGRVHYVGSGTSGRMAFMDAAELLPTFGVGEEMFVAHIAGGTGAFARAVEGAEDDAGAGRALLDGASPHDVVVGIAASGRTPYVRGAMEAAREIGASTVLLASNPLAPLAPLADVAILVDTGAEAITGSTRMKAGTAQKLVLNTLSTAVMVRLGKTYSNFMVEVVATNEKLRGRLVRLLEQATGHETEACERALRDVGGDLRVALVTLLVGVDETAARAALAAPGVRGVRGALDRLR from the coding sequence ATGATCACCGACACGGGGTACGAGAGGGCGGGGTCCGTCCCGCCGGTGCGGGTGTCGTCGCCGACGGAGGAACGCAATCCCCGCACCCGCGACATCGACATCGTTCCCACGGCCGAACTGGTGGCGATGATCTCGGACGAGGACGCGCGGGTGGTGGACGCGGTGCGCGCCCAGCACCCGCAGATCGTCGCCGCCGTCGACATCGCCGTCGACGCCATCCTCGCCGGCGGGCGGGTGCACTACGTCGGGTCCGGCACGTCGGGACGCATGGCGTTCATGGACGCCGCCGAGCTGCTGCCGACGTTCGGGGTCGGGGAGGAGATGTTCGTCGCGCACATCGCGGGCGGCACCGGGGCGTTCGCCCGCGCCGTCGAGGGTGCCGAGGACGACGCCGGGGCGGGCCGTGCCCTGCTCGACGGCGCCTCGCCGCACGACGTCGTCGTCGGGATCGCCGCCAGCGGCCGCACACCCTACGTGCGCGGCGCGATGGAGGCGGCCCGGGAGATCGGCGCGTCGACCGTGCTGCTGGCGTCGAACCCGCTGGCCCCCCTGGCGCCGCTGGCCGACGTCGCCATCCTCGTCGACACCGGGGCCGAGGCGATCACCGGATCCACCCGGATGAAGGCGGGCACCGCGCAGAAACTCGTGCTCAACACGCTCTCGACCGCCGTGATGGTGCGCCTGGGCAAGACCTACTCGAACTTCATGGTCGAGGTCGTCGCCACCAACGAGAAGCTGCGCGGACGGCTCGTGCGACTCCTGGAGCAGGCGACGGGACACGAGACCGAGGCGTGCGAGCGGGCGCTGCGCGACGTCGGGGGAGACCTCCGTGTGGCACTGGTGACCCTGCTCGTCGGCGTCGACGAGACGGCCGCCAGGGCCGCTCTCGCGGCCCCGGGAGTGCGCGGGGTCCGGGGAGCGCTCGACCGGCTGCGCTAG
- a CDS encoding GNAT family N-acetyltransferase, giving the protein MPVAAPARPVLRPATASDVPALVELNNAAVPAVPVTPADEMRELLGISSLALVATDPADSTDPLGFLLALDPGAEYSSENYDWFEDRGLDHLYVDRIVLGERARNRGIGRQLYDAVFDAAREAERDVVTCEINLDPPNPGSMRFHGRLGFEQAGKQLTKGGEVLVAKMAAQIPERI; this is encoded by the coding sequence ATGCCCGTCGCCGCCCCCGCGCGCCCCGTGCTGCGGCCCGCCACCGCGTCCGACGTCCCGGCCCTGGTCGAGCTCAACAACGCCGCCGTCCCGGCGGTCCCGGTGACCCCCGCCGACGAGATGCGAGAGCTCCTCGGCATCTCGTCCCTCGCGCTGGTCGCCACGGACCCGGCGGATTCCACCGACCCCCTGGGGTTCCTGCTCGCGCTGGACCCGGGTGCGGAGTACTCGTCGGAGAACTACGACTGGTTCGAGGACCGCGGCCTCGACCACCTGTACGTGGACCGCATCGTGCTCGGTGAGCGCGCGCGGAACCGCGGCATCGGCCGCCAGCTCTACGACGCCGTGTTCGACGCCGCCCGCGAGGCCGAGCGCGACGTCGTCACGTGCGAGATCAACCTCGACCCGCCGAACCCCGGGTCGATGCGCTTCCACGGCCGCCTCGGGTTCGAGCAGGCCGGCAAGCAGCTCACCAAGGGCGGCGAGGTCCTGGTCGCCAAGATGGCGGCCCAGATCCCGGAGCGGATCTAG
- a CDS encoding sulfite exporter TauE/SafE family protein, protein MLALLVLAILVGGSLQRVTGMGFGLVAGPFIVLLVGPLEGVLLVNVVGAAMALLIVGRVLRGVDWRRYGWLAAASVSVSVPAALLLRDASPAALEVGIGSVVVGAMTLALVTSRLRGERRRFGERDPRPLIVTGVASGFGSVAAGIGGPPLAVYAVLDRWDTKSFAATAQPFFMTNALAAMAAKIAFADATFPAFAWWEWLVIAGALVGGIGLGELLAPRLSREATRRVLIVLAYAGGVATLVRGLVHLLA, encoded by the coding sequence GTGCTCGCTCTCCTCGTCCTGGCCATCCTGGTGGGCGGGTCCCTCCAACGCGTGACCGGAATGGGGTTCGGGCTGGTGGCCGGGCCGTTCATCGTGCTGCTCGTCGGCCCGCTGGAGGGCGTCCTGCTGGTGAACGTCGTGGGCGCGGCGATGGCGCTGCTCATCGTCGGGCGGGTGCTGCGCGGTGTGGACTGGCGGCGGTACGGGTGGCTCGCGGCCGCGTCGGTGAGCGTGAGCGTCCCCGCCGCGCTGCTGCTGCGCGACGCGAGCCCGGCCGCCCTGGAGGTCGGCATCGGGTCCGTCGTCGTCGGGGCCATGACGCTGGCCCTGGTCACGTCCCGCCTGCGCGGGGAACGACGGCGGTTCGGCGAGCGCGACCCGCGCCCCCTGATCGTCACGGGTGTCGCCTCCGGGTTCGGCAGTGTCGCCGCCGGGATCGGCGGGCCGCCGCTCGCCGTGTACGCGGTCCTGGACCGGTGGGACACGAAGTCGTTCGCCGCCACCGCGCAGCCGTTCTTCATGACGAACGCACTCGCCGCGATGGCGGCCAAGATCGCGTTCGCCGACGCGACGTTCCCGGCGTTCGCGTGGTGGGAGTGGCTGGTGATCGCGGGCGCGCTGGTCGGCGGCATCGGCCTGGGCGAGCTCCTGGCTCCGCGCCTCTCGCGGGAGGCGACGCGGCGCGTCCTGATCGTCCTCGCGTACGCGGGCGGCGTGGCGACGCTCGTCCGCGGGCTCGTGCACCTGCTGGCCTGA